One window of Desulfobacca acetoxidans DSM 11109 genomic DNA carries:
- a CDS encoding M42 family metallopeptidase: MSNALDLLRRLSDSFGPPGGEAPVARIVEEYLSPFCRMDRDGLGSLVAEKTGQDQSPRLMLAAHLDEVGFMVQGVTAQGYLRLQALGGWEPSLLPGRRLQIQTATGSLEGIVAAVPFHFRPEAKKDIKIEDLLVDIGAASISEVQALGVCLGDLAVPRSGFATLNNDYLVNKAWDDRVGVAAMILALQRLREQPHPNTVLAVGTVQEEVGCRGATTAVEAAKPDIAIVLEGPPADDLPGLSQDPPQGALGKGVQIRLFDPTVIVPQKLWRWTVELAQQRHIPYQLAVRRGGATDARAIHLAHGGVPTLVLGAPVRYAHSPVGIIHRQDFAAMVELTVAIIETLDAERLAALSA, from the coding sequence ATGTCAAACGCCTTGGATCTCCTGCGCCGACTGTCTGACAGTTTCGGTCCTCCTGGCGGAGAAGCGCCGGTAGCCCGGATAGTGGAAGAATATCTGTCGCCTTTTTGCCGGATGGACCGCGACGGCTTAGGATCGCTCGTGGCAGAGAAGACCGGCCAGGATCAATCGCCGCGTCTGATGTTAGCGGCACATCTCGATGAGGTCGGTTTCATGGTGCAAGGGGTGACAGCCCAGGGATACCTGCGTCTCCAAGCTTTAGGGGGTTGGGAACCGAGTCTGTTGCCAGGGCGGCGCCTTCAGATCCAGACCGCCACCGGCAGCCTCGAAGGCATTGTAGCCGCGGTTCCGTTTCATTTCCGCCCGGAAGCTAAGAAAGACATCAAAATAGAAGACCTCCTGGTAGACATCGGGGCTGCTTCGATATCGGAAGTTCAGGCTCTCGGTGTTTGCTTAGGTGATCTAGCCGTCCCCCGGAGTGGTTTTGCCACCCTAAATAATGATTACCTGGTCAATAAAGCCTGGGACGACCGGGTGGGAGTAGCGGCCATGATCTTGGCCCTGCAGCGATTACGGGAACAGCCACATCCTAATACTGTTTTGGCAGTGGGCACAGTGCAGGAAGAAGTGGGCTGCCGGGGGGCAACCACGGCAGTGGAGGCGGCCAAACCGGACATAGCCATTGTCCTGGAAGGGCCGCCAGCCGACGATCTGCCCGGCTTGAGCCAGGATCCGCCCCAAGGGGCTTTAGGCAAAGGGGTGCAGATCCGCCTCTTTGATCCGACCGTCATTGTCCCCCAAAAACTCTGGCGTTGGACGGTGGAACTGGCCCAACAACGTCACATTCCTTATCAGTTGGCCGTCAGGCGCGGCGGCGCGACGGATGCTCGAGCGATTCACCTGGCCCACGGCGGCGTCCCCACTCTCGTTCTGGGCGCGCCGGTGCGTTATGCCCACTCTCCGGTAGGAATAATCCACCGCCAGGATTTCGCCGCCATGGTAGAACTGACCGTGGCCATCATCGAAACACTCGACGCAGAGCGCCTGGCAGCTTTATCCGCATAG
- the rnhA gene encoding ribonuclease HI has translation MAVLDKSITLKKVTIYTDGACIGNPGPGGYGAILIYGKHRKELSGGYRLTTNNRMELMAVIAALEALKIPCQVEIFSDSQYVVNAMTKGWAKKWRAFGWRRNKEDKAKNPDLWDRLLRLCSRHQVSFFWIKGHDGHVENERCDQLAVRAASATALPPDTVYEAEKRIR, from the coding sequence ATGGCCGTACTTGATAAAAGTATCACGCTCAAGAAAGTCACTATTTACACTGACGGCGCCTGCATCGGCAATCCCGGACCGGGAGGCTACGGCGCCATCTTGATCTATGGCAAACATCGCAAGGAACTCTCCGGCGGTTATCGCCTGACCACCAACAACCGTATGGAGCTTATGGCGGTTATTGCTGCCCTGGAGGCCTTGAAAATCCCCTGCCAGGTTGAGATCTTCAGCGATTCGCAATACGTCGTGAACGCCATGACCAAAGGTTGGGCCAAGAAGTGGAGAGCCTTTGGCTGGCGGCGGAATAAGGAAGATAAGGCCAAGAACCCGGATCTGTGGGACAGGCTACTGCGGTTATGCTCCCGTCATCAGGTCTCCTTTTTTTGGATTAAAGGACACGACGGCCATGTCGAAAACGAACGCTGCGATCAGTTGGCGGTGCGGGCCGCCTCTGCAACAGCTTTACCCCCGGATACGGTTTATGAGGCAGAAAAAAGAATCCGCTAA
- the qatC gene encoding Qat anti-phage system QueC-like protein QatC, producing MGISVYFGVGRQPEKTGYADIAIGLEPTALKLKVHHNLDLLGTGSLPLPAEVLKFLLISLGIWSADKVALRGLAADAWTRSLKVSLPAAAWETFLPELAVPLTFLTGDAWDLEARAVKPSLEISGKPDLTWRPDCICLFSGGVDSLAGAVDLLEDGRNVLLVSHYDFGQLAASQKILAQALIEHYGAHRVRRWGFRVQFEAPELSLRSRSLLFIALGLAAAAVWGENLPLVIPENGWISLNPPLTGNRLGSYSTRTTHPYFISGLKQFWVNRGIAHDLGNPYQEVTKGEMLARSRNPALIRDLLPHTISCAHPVASRWLKGRQGNCGYCFPCLMRRAALHTLGWDDGRQYAIDVLRQPEVWRNRARGADLRSLLYAVKQWQLNPQPRQLLWRSGPLPVDQAEGEKLIDLVGRGLTEVSRWLSVRQGNY from the coding sequence ATGGGGATTAGCGTCTATTTTGGTGTTGGCCGCCAGCCCGAAAAGACAGGGTATGCCGATATCGCTATCGGATTGGAGCCGACAGCATTAAAACTGAAAGTGCACCATAACCTGGACCTCCTGGGGACCGGCTCCCTACCCCTGCCGGCAGAGGTTTTAAAGTTCCTTTTGATCTCACTCGGAATTTGGTCGGCGGATAAAGTGGCTCTTCGGGGACTGGCGGCCGATGCCTGGACCCGCAGCCTGAAGGTCTCTTTACCGGCAGCGGCCTGGGAGACGTTTTTGCCGGAGTTGGCCGTCCCGCTGACCTTTCTCACCGGCGATGCCTGGGACCTGGAGGCAAGGGCGGTAAAGCCGTCTCTAGAGATTTCCGGCAAACCTGATCTCACTTGGCGACCAGACTGCATCTGCCTTTTTTCCGGGGGAGTGGACTCACTGGCCGGCGCCGTCGATCTACTGGAGGACGGTCGGAACGTCCTGTTGGTGAGCCACTATGACTTTGGCCAACTGGCAGCCAGTCAAAAAATTCTGGCCCAGGCGCTCATAGAACACTATGGTGCACACCGGGTGCGCCGCTGGGGCTTCCGGGTGCAATTCGAAGCGCCGGAGTTAAGTCTGCGCAGCCGCTCCCTGTTGTTCATCGCCCTCGGGTTGGCCGCGGCTGCCGTCTGGGGTGAGAACCTCCCGCTGGTAATCCCCGAAAATGGCTGGATCAGCCTCAACCCGCCGCTTACCGGCAACCGCCTGGGGAGCTACAGCACCCGCACCACCCACCCTTACTTTATTTCCGGATTGAAGCAGTTCTGGGTTAACCGGGGGATCGCCCATGACTTGGGAAATCCCTATCAGGAGGTTACCAAAGGTGAGATGCTGGCCCGCAGCCGCAATCCGGCCCTCATACGGGACCTGCTGCCACATACCATTTCCTGCGCCCACCCCGTGGCCTCCCGTTGGCTGAAAGGCCGCCAGGGCAACTGCGGCTACTGCTTTCCCTGCCTGATGCGCCGGGCGGCCCTGCATACCCTCGGTTGGGATGACGGGCGACAGTATGCCATCGATGTTTTGCGGCAGCCGGAGGTCTGGCGCAATCGGGCTCGAGGAGCCGACCTGCGCAGTCTGCTTTATGCCGTGAAACAGTGGCAGCTCAATCCCCAACCCCGGCAGCTTCTCTGGCGAAGCGGTCCGTTGCCGGTTGATCAGGCAGAGGGAGAAAAGCTGATTGACCTGGTGGGGCGTGGGCTTACAGAAGTCAGTCGCTGGTTGAGTGTGAGACAGGGAAATTATTAG
- a CDS encoding B12-binding domain-containing radical SAM protein, whose amino-acid sequence MTGPLVLCLNPWVYDFAAHDFYARPLGLLYLAGLLRASGFRVVCIDCASRPLNGGKPTGKLPKELLPTPAAFRGLPRRYGRYGITPADLKQRLRRLPQPPVAILVTSLMTYWYPGVQATIALAREQFPNIPIILGGIYATLCPEHARRHSGADSVITGSGEANILEILKDITGIDVAPAVHVPDPDNMAYPAWDLLSDHRVLPLLTSRGCPLSCPYCASRLLEPQYRRRRPESVISELVYWQQKFGIAEVAFYDDALLFEAENHLFPILEGVLSRGLLLRFHTPNGMHVGLIDSRMARWLKRANFATLRLGLETTVTGATRPDRKVQSGDLERAIAALREAGYASQEIGVYLLIGLPHQEDAEIVESSRQVRRLGATPVLTQYSPIPHTVLWSEAVKVSRYDLEAEPLYHNNSIFPCWPEFSWRRYTCLKNLAMGKV is encoded by the coding sequence ATGACCGGTCCGCTAGTCTTATGTCTCAACCCTTGGGTCTATGATTTTGCGGCGCATGACTTTTACGCCCGCCCCTTGGGCTTGTTATACCTGGCCGGCCTCCTGCGCGCCTCAGGTTTTCGGGTAGTCTGCATCGATTGCGCCAGCCGGCCATTAAATGGGGGCAAACCGACGGGCAAGCTGCCCAAAGAACTACTGCCGACGCCCGCCGCGTTCCGGGGTTTACCGCGGCGCTACGGCCGTTATGGGATCACTCCGGCCGACCTGAAGCAACGTCTCCGCCGCCTGCCGCAGCCGCCGGTGGCAATCCTGGTCACTTCCCTGATGACTTACTGGTATCCTGGGGTTCAGGCCACCATTGCGCTGGCCCGTGAACAGTTTCCAAACATCCCCATCATCTTGGGGGGCATTTATGCTACCCTCTGTCCGGAACATGCCCGCCGCCACAGCGGGGCCGATTCTGTCATCACCGGCAGTGGGGAAGCGAATATCCTGGAGATATTGAAGGATATTACCGGTATCGACGTTGCCCCTGCCGTTCATGTTCCTGATCCGGACAATATGGCCTATCCCGCCTGGGACCTGCTCTCCGACCATCGGGTGCTGCCGCTGCTGACCTCTCGGGGGTGTCCGTTAAGTTGTCCCTACTGCGCCTCGCGGCTGCTGGAGCCGCAGTATCGGCGGCGGCGGCCGGAAAGCGTAATCAGCGAACTGGTCTATTGGCAGCAGAAGTTTGGCATTGCCGAAGTGGCGTTTTATGATGATGCCCTGCTATTTGAAGCAGAAAACCATCTTTTCCCTATCTTGGAGGGGGTTTTGAGCCGCGGGCTGCTGCTCCGGTTCCACACGCCGAACGGTATGCACGTCGGTCTTATTGATTCGAGGATGGCCCGCTGGTTGAAACGGGCCAATTTCGCCACCCTGCGGCTTGGTCTGGAGACTACGGTCACCGGCGCTACCCGTCCGGATCGCAAGGTTCAATCGGGAGATCTAGAGCGGGCCATTGCCGCCCTTAGAGAGGCGGGTTATGCTTCCCAGGAGATCGGCGTCTATCTGTTGATCGGTCTGCCGCACCAGGAGGATGCCGAAATCGTGGAATCTAGCCGTCAGGTACGCCGCTTGGGCGCCACGCCGGTCCTGACCCAGTATTCTCCCATCCCGCACACAGTCCTGTGGTCCGAGGCCGTCAAGGTCTCTCGTTATGATCTGGAGGCGGAGCCGCTCTATCACAACAATTCCATCTTTCCCTGTTGGCCGGAGTTTTCCTGGAGGCGCTACACTTGCCTGAAAAATCTGGCCATGGGCAAAGTCTAA
- a CDS encoding FeoA family protein, with amino-acid sequence MPVKKLSELLPGEHGVVERVTGVGPFRQRLLEMGLTRGVRVDMEKTAPLGDPTEYVVKGCHISLRRSEADMIVLNIDSEGTD; translated from the coding sequence ATGCCTGTAAAAAAACTAAGTGAGCTGCTCCCCGGGGAACATGGTGTGGTGGAGAGGGTGACCGGAGTAGGGCCTTTCCGCCAGCGCCTGCTGGAAATGGGTCTGACCCGAGGGGTTCGCGTGGACATGGAAAAAACGGCGCCATTAGGCGACCCAACGGAGTATGTGGTCAAAGGGTGTCACATCAGTCTCCGGAGAAGTGAGGCCGATATGATTGTCTTAAATATTGATTCTGAGGGAACTGATTAA
- a CDS encoding phosphate/phosphite/phosphonate ABC transporter substrate-binding protein, whose product MQFWRYFVVLLGIWFFLGACGEEEPVKKIDLSKLQELPLVKHDNAITYAYLPQYAHTVSYQRHHLVMDYLAKSTGLNIRQVFPDTFDEHMNMVGRGLIDITFSNPFIYVKIADRYGARAFARVVESVGKENFRGQIICRADNQQIKSLSDIKGKRLIAVDPTSAGGYLYPWGLILERGLRARDFSEVAFAPGPGGKQEKVVMAVYSGKYDVGLIREGTLEVVADKIDLKQIRVLAHSPWYPGWVYAARKDMNPAVVAKIKQALLALDIKNPDHQIILKKAGFIAVMPAQDSDFDVVRRLQTMVESKAEH is encoded by the coding sequence ATGCAATTCTGGCGATATTTTGTAGTCTTATTGGGTATCTGGTTTTTTCTAGGAGCCTGCGGCGAGGAAGAACCGGTAAAAAAAATAGATCTGTCCAAGCTGCAAGAACTTCCATTAGTCAAGCACGATAATGCCATTACCTACGCCTACCTGCCTCAATACGCTCATACAGTCTCCTACCAGCGGCACCACCTGGTAATGGATTATTTGGCCAAGTCAACCGGCCTGAATATCCGTCAGGTATTTCCGGATACTTTCGATGAACACATGAACATGGTAGGTCGAGGCCTGATTGATATTACCTTCAGCAATCCTTTTATTTACGTGAAAATCGCCGACCGCTACGGCGCCAGGGCCTTTGCCCGGGTGGTCGAATCCGTGGGTAAAGAAAACTTCCGGGGGCAGATCATCTGCCGGGCCGACAACCAGCAGATTAAATCTCTGTCCGACATAAAAGGCAAGCGTCTTATTGCCGTCGATCCCACCTCCGCGGGAGGATATCTTTACCCTTGGGGTCTTATTCTGGAACGAGGGCTGCGCGCCCGCGACTTTTCCGAAGTCGCTTTTGCACCAGGACCGGGAGGGAAACAGGAGAAAGTAGTAATGGCGGTTTATTCGGGGAAATATGACGTCGGCTTGATCCGGGAGGGGACCCTCGAGGTCGTCGCCGACAAGATTGATCTGAAACAGATACGCGTCCTGGCCCACTCCCCCTGGTACCCGGGCTGGGTCTATGCCGCCCGCAAGGACATGAATCCCGCTGTGGTGGCGAAAATCAAGCAGGCACTTCTGGCCCTGGATATCAAAAATCCCGACCATCAGATCATTCTCAAAAAAGCTGGCTTTATTGCAGTTATGCCAGCTCAGGATTCGGACTTTGACGTCGTACGCCGTCTGCAGACCATGGTGGAATCCAAGGCCGAGCATTAA
- a CDS encoding sigma-54 interaction domain-containing protein, which produces MIPKTSEKFWEKMVDTMMEGLVVVSSRGTILAVNRAMEEITGYSRAELVGHPCSLIKTDSCIAPCTSGRCKTCELFQTGFVRRRKAALVKKDGGLVHVLKNAVLLKGDDGQAVGVETFTDITEVVAQERVIYRLRRELNREDGFQGIIGRSPVMMPLFSLIASAAQSDAPTIIYGESGTGKELVAGAIHRLSPRRQGPLIKVNVAALHESLLESELFGHVKGAFTGADRSRLGRFEAADGGDIFLDEVGDMPLSTQAKLLRVLQEKIIERVGDHQPIPINVRLISATNKNLGQLMAEGRFREDLYYRINVIPIHLPPLRERKEDIPLLVEAFIERARLKSKKPIKGISKEALEKLLAHQWPGNVRELINVIEYAFVLCQEGNILPEHLPQLINPKSLHSTSTRKNGGRLFQEQARELLLKAMRTAGGNKAEAARILGVSRVTLWKKLKKYNLQLEAEEEISDDAEEGNEF; this is translated from the coding sequence ATGATTCCCAAAACTTCGGAAAAATTCTGGGAGAAGATGGTTGACACCATGATGGAGGGGTTGGTAGTGGTGTCTTCCCGGGGAACTATCCTGGCTGTAAACCGGGCCATGGAAGAAATAACCGGCTACTCCCGCGCTGAACTTGTCGGCCACCCCTGTTCTTTGATCAAGACCGATAGCTGCATTGCTCCTTGTACCTCCGGTAGGTGCAAGACCTGCGAACTCTTTCAGACCGGTTTCGTGCGGCGGCGCAAAGCGGCTCTGGTGAAAAAAGACGGTGGCTTGGTGCATGTCCTGAAGAACGCCGTCCTATTAAAAGGTGATGATGGTCAGGCCGTCGGAGTAGAAACCTTCACTGACATCACCGAAGTTGTCGCCCAGGAGCGGGTTATTTACCGGCTGCGTCGGGAACTCAATCGAGAAGACGGTTTTCAGGGGATCATCGGGCGTTCCCCGGTCATGATGCCGCTCTTTTCCCTGATTGCCAGCGCCGCTCAATCTGACGCCCCCACCATTATTTATGGAGAAAGTGGTACCGGCAAAGAACTGGTGGCGGGGGCCATTCACCGACTCAGCCCCCGCCGGCAGGGGCCATTGATCAAAGTCAATGTCGCGGCGCTGCATGAATCGCTGTTGGAGAGTGAACTCTTCGGGCACGTCAAAGGGGCTTTCACGGGTGCCGACCGATCCCGTTTAGGCCGTTTTGAGGCTGCCGATGGAGGGGACATCTTCCTCGATGAGGTGGGAGATATGCCCCTATCGACGCAGGCCAAGCTGTTGCGGGTCCTCCAGGAGAAAATCATCGAGCGGGTGGGAGATCATCAGCCCATTCCGATCAATGTCCGGCTGATTTCGGCAACCAATAAGAATCTGGGTCAACTCATGGCCGAAGGACGGTTCCGGGAAGACCTGTATTATCGGATCAATGTGATTCCTATCCATCTGCCTCCCCTGCGTGAGCGGAAAGAGGATATTCCTCTCCTGGTGGAAGCGTTCATCGAGCGGGCTCGTCTTAAGTCCAAGAAACCTATCAAAGGCATCAGTAAAGAGGCCCTGGAGAAGCTTTTGGCCCATCAATGGCCGGGCAACGTCCGGGAACTCATCAACGTCATCGAATATGCTTTTGTGCTCTGCCAGGAAGGCAACATCCTTCCAGAACACCTGCCGCAACTGATCAATCCGAAATCCCTTCATTCCACTAGTACTCGAAAGAATGGCGGTCGCCTGTTCCAGGAGCAGGCTCGGGAACTGCTTCTCAAGGCCATGAGGACGGCGGGAGGCAATAAGGCTGAAGCAGCCCGGATTTTAGGGGTGAGCCGTGTGACCTTATGGAAGAAACTGAAAAAATATAACCTGCAACTGGAAGCGGAAGAGGAGATAAGCGATGATGCAGAAGAGGGGAATGAGTTTTAA
- a CDS encoding DUF169 domain-containing protein, producing MGLKETMAAIAAKSKDELTYTDIADTYIYYVRVDFDPVGIKFCADEAEIPKYKLNAKAKMKLTYCQYLAMARGGHKAMYMPSNMLLCENAEPVFGFRELDKEKDTQRHMKYLRNEELAWQAPFGKAKLPVGKYRGIFIAPLATFDESQVDPDIVFFMILPYQAYHILNDYMSAMGRSNLTFNHTPNGAVCSGSVWAFNNNTANMTTMCAGSKTSGKTDMAMVNLFIPGSQIKASAAQFLKRITETGGPSVLGKGGQPWPGLDVCKGCPLFKYETIP from the coding sequence ATGGGATTAAAAGAAACTATGGCCGCGATTGCAGCAAAAAGTAAAGATGAATTAACCTATACGGACATAGCCGACACCTATATTTATTATGTCAGAGTAGACTTTGATCCGGTAGGGATCAAATTCTGCGCTGACGAAGCCGAAATCCCCAAGTACAAGCTCAATGCCAAGGCCAAGATGAAATTGACCTACTGCCAGTACCTGGCCATGGCCCGCGGCGGACATAAGGCCATGTACATGCCGTCCAACATGCTGTTGTGTGAAAATGCCGAACCGGTCTTTGGCTTTCGGGAGCTGGACAAGGAAAAAGACACCCAAAGGCATATGAAATATCTCCGGAACGAAGAACTGGCCTGGCAAGCCCCCTTTGGCAAGGCCAAGCTCCCGGTTGGCAAATATCGCGGCATTTTCATCGCTCCCCTGGCCACGTTTGACGAATCCCAAGTCGACCCGGACATCGTTTTCTTTATGATCCTGCCCTATCAGGCTTATCACATCCTCAACGACTATATGTCGGCCATGGGGCGCAGTAATCTCACCTTTAACCATACCCCTAATGGAGCCGTATGCTCCGGGTCGGTCTGGGCCTTCAACAACAATACGGCGAATATGACTACCATGTGCGCCGGCAGCAAGACTTCCGGCAAGACCGATATGGCCATGGTGAATCTTTTCATCCCCGGATCGCAGATCAAGGCCAGCGCCGCCCAATTTCTGAAACGCATCACCGAGACGGGTGGTCCTTCGGTTCTGGGCAAGGGCGGCCAACCCTGGCCGGGGTTGGATGTCTGCAAAGGATGTCCCCTGTTTAAATACGAAACTATTCCCTGA
- a CDS encoding sulfite exporter TauE/SafE family protein: MNKKGIVLICLLALVAAAAICVLAEPAAAGKLEEAIAKTPVGMGTGEINPDAPKGFMGIPGAPQPFWFWGILWGIWVGWIFSIVGAFGGIMAGVGHISVFGLGDYAASFRKTSPVLNKLVTDSIRTSNQYLVGLSALMSSVTYYRMGRLVLPLGIALALGGIAGAYLIPVLTAGKISLKAYVGYFGLIVLVIGCFLFYDTTPKGQEKKKKAKAAAQAFQEAVKKGTSAGEVAAQGVQVKSWGFTRIEFSFYGVEFHFNPVWPVLGGFFIAALSAFIGVGGGFLYVPFLTSVTALPMYVVAGTSALAVFISMITSIFTFMFVKGTPIDFLFIGAELIGIATGSIVGPYTSKYIPDIWLKRLFVILAIYVGLGYTLRGFIDIRLPGI, from the coding sequence GTGAATAAAAAGGGTATCGTTCTTATCTGCCTTTTGGCCCTGGTTGCCGCGGCAGCCATCTGTGTGTTGGCTGAACCGGCGGCAGCCGGAAAACTTGAAGAGGCCATCGCCAAAACTCCGGTGGGTATGGGAACCGGGGAGATCAACCCGGATGCTCCCAAAGGCTTCATGGGAATTCCCGGGGCACCCCAGCCATTCTGGTTCTGGGGTATCTTATGGGGTATTTGGGTGGGTTGGATATTTTCCATCGTCGGCGCTTTTGGCGGCATCATGGCCGGCGTGGGCCACATTTCGGTTTTCGGCCTGGGTGATTACGCCGCCAGTTTTAGAAAAACCAGTCCGGTTTTAAATAAATTGGTTACAGATTCTATCCGTACCTCCAACCAATATTTAGTTGGTCTGTCGGCCTTAATGTCCTCCGTTACTTATTATCGCATGGGTCGTTTGGTTCTGCCTTTGGGAATTGCTCTGGCCCTCGGCGGCATCGCCGGCGCCTATCTTATTCCCGTCCTTACCGCTGGCAAGATTTCTCTGAAAGCTTATGTAGGTTATTTCGGACTGATCGTTTTAGTGATAGGTTGCTTCCTCTTTTATGATACCACCCCCAAGGGACAGGAAAAGAAGAAAAAGGCCAAGGCTGCCGCACAGGCTTTTCAGGAGGCCGTTAAAAAAGGAACTTCCGCCGGGGAAGTAGCGGCCCAAGGAGTACAGGTAAAATCCTGGGGGTTCACCCGGATAGAGTTTAGTTTTTATGGGGTGGAATTCCACTTCAACCCCGTCTGGCCGGTATTGGGTGGCTTCTTCATCGCCGCCCTGTCAGCCTTCATAGGAGTAGGCGGCGGCTTTCTCTATGTCCCCTTTCTTACTTCCGTGACTGCGCTGCCTATGTATGTAGTAGCCGGCACCTCGGCCCTGGCAGTCTTCATCAGCATGATAACCTCCATATTCACCTTCATGTTTGTCAAGGGAACCCCCATTGATTTCCTTTTTATCGGAGCTGAACTGATCGGCATCGCCACCGGTTCCATTGTCGGGCCTTATACTTCAAAATATATTCCTGATATCTGGCTGAAACGGCTTTTTGTCATCCTGGCTATATACGTAGGATTGGGTTATACTTTAAGGGGTTTTATTGACATCCGTTTACCGGGCATTTAA
- a CDS encoding EamA family transporter: MVRYTVLALVTVNIAFNVIGQLCLKYGMNKIGNFQISLSGLFPIFVKAFLSPYILLGLSCYVTGFLIWLVVLAKAEVSYAYPLISLGYVLTAALGWWLLGESVTWVRLTGIIITCVGVFIISQS, encoded by the coding sequence ATGGTTCGCTATACTGTTCTGGCTCTGGTGACGGTTAATATTGCCTTTAATGTTATCGGTCAGCTATGCTTAAAATATGGCATGAATAAAATCGGCAATTTTCAGATTTCGCTCAGCGGTTTATTCCCGATTTTCGTTAAGGCTTTTTTAAGTCCCTACATACTCTTGGGTCTGTCCTGTTATGTCACCGGCTTCCTTATCTGGCTTGTGGTTTTGGCCAAGGCAGAAGTGAGCTACGCCTATCCCCTCATCAGTCTGGGATATGTCCTGACTGCGGCCCTGGGTTGGTGGCTGCTGGGAGAAAGCGTTACCTGGGTGCGCTTGACCGGCATCATCATCACCTGCGTCGGGGTCTTTATTATTTCTCAGAGTTAA
- the yihA gene encoding ribosome biogenesis GTP-binding protein YihA/YsxC yields the protein MRVRYPPRRRLAADGYMTIPKILSAEFVVSAHQIEQLPGGVLPEVAFWGRSNVGKSSLINALLHRQNLVRTSSRPGCTQAINYFLVNRVWHFVDLPGYGYAQAPLPVKEKWLRLISTYLETQKRLRAVVWLLDARRQPGPEELDWLDRLRSWRQEVVVVLTKADKIKRGQRDRRQSEIAAQLAPSGVKAQDFIWFSTLTQEGRRELWGQIMRFLS from the coding sequence ATGCGCGTCAGATATCCACCCAGACGGCGGCTGGCAGCGGACGGATACATGACAATACCAAAAATTCTTTCGGCCGAATTTGTCGTAAGCGCTCATCAGATTGAGCAGCTCCCCGGAGGCGTATTGCCGGAGGTGGCTTTTTGGGGGCGCTCCAATGTCGGCAAATCCTCTCTGATCAACGCCCTGCTGCATCGTCAGAATCTCGTCCGGACCAGCTCGCGGCCCGGCTGCACCCAGGCTATTAATTATTTCCTGGTCAATCGGGTCTGGCACTTTGTGGACCTGCCCGGATACGGCTACGCCCAGGCGCCGTTGCCGGTAAAAGAAAAGTGGCTGCGGCTGATCTCCACGTATCTTGAAACTCAAAAAAGACTTCGAGCTGTAGTCTGGCTCCTGGATGCCCGCCGCCAACCGGGACCGGAGGAGCTGGACTGGCTGGACCGCTTGCGGAGCTGGCGGCAAGAAGTAGTGGTGGTACTGACTAAAGCCGATAAGATCAAGCGGGGGCAGCGGGATCGGCGGCAGAGCGAGATCGCGGCGCAGTTGGCCCCATCCGGGGTAAAGGCCCAGGACTTCATCTGGTTTTCGACTTTGACTCAAGAAGGACGCAGAGAACTCTGGGGCCAGATAATGCGCTTTCTCTCGTGA